The following coding sequences lie in one Labrus bergylta chromosome 13, fLabBer1.1, whole genome shotgun sequence genomic window:
- the ddx3xa gene encoding DEAD-box helicase 3 X-linked a isoform X9 gives MSHVVVDNPHGLDQQLAGLDLNSVDGQGGGTGRRYIPPHLRNKDAKSAGNAYSAARQCGFTVAPVNLYSPGWDGGRSNGFVNGYHDNRTNGGFGGRGPPRNDRGFGNFENKDGNWGGAPREAAYNNFGGRNDRAKTGFYNDRGAGSRGRYERGGFAGGGNNRWSEDVKEEDWSKPTPPNERLENELFSGSNTGINFEKYDDIPVEATGSNCPPHIESFHDVDMGEIVMGNIALTRYTRPTPVQKYAIPIIKSKRDLMACAQTGSGKTAAFLLPVLSQIYTDGPGDANASKNSGQENGRYGRRKQYPLSLVLAPTRELALQIYDEARKFAYRSRVRPCVVYGGADIGQQIRDLERGCHLLVATPGRLVDMMERGKIGLDYCNYLVLDEADRMLDMGFEPQIRRIVEQDTMPHKGMRQTMMFSATFPKEIQILARDFLEDYIFLAVGRVGSTSENITQKVVWVEDNDKRSFLLDLLNATGKDSLTLVFVETKKGADALEDFLYHEGYACTSIHGDRSQRDREEALHQFRSGRCPILVATAVAARGLDISNVKHVINFDLPSDIEEYVHRIGRTGRVGNLGLATSFFNDKNSNITKDLLDILVEAKQEVPSWLESLAYEHQHKSSTRGRSKRFSGGFGARDYRQTPGGGGFTNNRGGRSTGGHGGNRNFGGGGFGGGGFYGSNDGYGGNYGNSGSVDWWGN, from the exons ATGAGTCATGTGGTCGTCGATAATCCACACGGTCTAGATCAGCAG ctTGCTGGCCTAGACTTGAACTCTGTTGACGGACAAGGCGGAGGAACTGGCA GGCGTTACATTCCACCTCACCTAAGAAACAAAGATGCAAAAAGTG CAGGAAATGCTTATTCCGCTGCTAGACAGTGCGGTTTTACAGTGGCACCAGTAAATCTCT ATTCACCCGGATGGGACGGTGGACGCAGCAATGGATTTGTGAATGGTTACCACGACAATCGCACAAACGGGGGCTTTGGAGGCCGGGGACCCCCTCGCAATGATAGAG GGTTTGGCAATTTCGAGAACAAAGACGGAAACTGGGGAGGAGCTCCCAGGGAGGCTGCCTACAACAACTTCGGAGGACGCAATGATCGGGCCAAAACTGGCTTCTACAATGACCGCGGGGCGGGCTCAAGGGGAAG ATATGAGCGTGGGGGCTTTGCTGGCGGTGGAAACAATCGCTGGTCGGAGGACGTCAAAGAAGAGGACTGGTCCAAACCAACTCCTCCCAATGAGCGCCTGGAAAA tgAGCTTTTCTCCGgaagcaacactgggataaacTTTGAGAAGTATGATGACATTCCCGTGGAGGCCACCGGAAGCAACTGCCCTCCCCACATTGAGAGT TTCCATGATGTGGACATGGGGGAGATTGTCATGGGGAATATCGCCCTGACTCGTTACACTCGTCCCACTCCAGTGCAGAAATATGCTATCCCCATCATTAAGTCAAAGAGAGACCTGATGGCTTGTGCCCAGACTG GCTCTGGTAAGACTGCTGCCTTCCTGCTGCCAGTGCTGAGTCAGATCTACACCGACGGACCAGGAGACGCTAACGCCTCAAAGAACTCCGGACAG GAGAATGGAAGGTATGGCCGCCGTAAGCAGTACCCACTGTCCCTGGTCCTGGCTCCAACCAGAGAACTGGCTCTGCAGATCTACGATGAGGCCAGAAAG TTTGCCTATCGCTCCCGTGTGCGTCCCTGTGTGGTGTACGGCGGTGCTGACATTGGACAGCAGATCAGGGACTTGGAGAGAGGCTGTCACCTGCTGGTGGCTACACCCGGACGTCTGGTTGACATGATGGAGAGGGGCAAGATCGGTCTGGACTATTGCAA CTACTTGGTCCTGGATGAGGCTGATCGTATGTTGGACATGGGTTTTGAGCCCCAGATCAGACGCATTGTGGAGCAGGATACTATGCCACATAAAGGCATGCGTCAGACCATGATGTTCAGCGCTACCTTCCCAAAGGAGATCCAG ATCCTGGCTCGTGACTTCCTTGAGGACTACATTTTCCTGGCGGTGGGACGTGTCGGTTCCACCTCAGAGAACATCACTCAGAAGGTGGTGTGGGTGGAGGACAATGATAAGAGGTCCTTCCTCCTCGATCTGCTCAATGCCACAG GTAAAGACTCATTGACTCTGGTGTTTGTGGAAACCAAGAAGGGAGCCGATGCCTTGGAGGACTTCTTGTACCACGAGGGTTACGCCTGCACCAGCATCCATGGAGACCGATCCCAGAGAGACCGAGAGGAGGCTCTGCACCAGTTCAGGTCCGGACGCTGCCCCATCCTGGTGGCTACAGCT GTGGCTGCTCGAGGTCTGGATATCTCCAATGTGAAGCATGTTATCAACTTTGATTTGCCCAGTGACATTGAGGAATACGTTCACCGTATCGGCCGTACGGGACGTGTGGGCAACCTTg GTCTGGCCACGTCGTTCTTTAAcgacaaaaacagcaacataacCAAAGATTTGCTGGACATTCTGGTGGAGGCCAAGCAGGAGGTTCCCTCCTGGCTTGAGAGCCTGGCCTATGAGCACCAGCACAAGAGCAGCACCCGAGGCCGCTCCAAGAG GTTCTCTGGTGGATTTGGAGCCAGAGATTACCGTCAGACGCCCGGCGGTGGTGGCTTCACCAACAACCGTGGCGGACGAAGCACTGGAGGCCACGGAGGAAACCGCAACTTTGGTGGAG GTGGCTTCGGTGGCGGCGGCTTCTACGGCAGCAACGACGGCTACGGAGGAAACTACGGCAACTCTGGTAGTGTGGATTGGTGGGGCAACTAG
- the ddx3xa gene encoding DEAD-box helicase 3 X-linked a isoform X8: protein MSHVVVDNPHGLDQQLAGLDLNSVDGQGGGTGRRYIPPHLRNKDAKSDSPGWDGGRSNGFVNGYHDNRTNGGFGGRGPPRNDRGGRGAYRGNRGGGSFMQPLQNAGFGNFENKDGNWGGAPREAAYNNFGGRNDRAKTGFYNDRGAGSRGRYERGGFAGGGNNRWSEDVKEEDWSKPTPPNERLENELFSGSNTGINFEKYDDIPVEATGSNCPPHIESFHDVDMGEIVMGNIALTRYTRPTPVQKYAIPIIKSKRDLMACAQTGSGKTAAFLLPVLSQIYTDGPGDANASKNSGQENGRYGRRKQYPLSLVLAPTRELALQIYDEARKFAYRSRVRPCVVYGGADIGQQIRDLERGCHLLVATPGRLVDMMERGKIGLDYCNYLVLDEADRMLDMGFEPQIRRIVEQDTMPHKGMRQTMMFSATFPKEIQILARDFLEDYIFLAVGRVGSTSENITQKVVWVEDNDKRSFLLDLLNATGKDSLTLVFVETKKGADALEDFLYHEGYACTSIHGDRSQRDREEALHQFRSGRCPILVATAVAARGLDISNVKHVINFDLPSDIEEYVHRIGRTGRVGNLGLATSFFNDKNSNITKDLLDILVEAKQEVPSWLESLAYEHQHKSSTRGRSKRFSGGFGARDYRQTPGGGGFTNNRGGRSTGGHGGNRNFGGGGFGGGGFYGSNDGYGGNYGNSGSVDWWGN from the exons ATGAGTCATGTGGTCGTCGATAATCCACACGGTCTAGATCAGCAG ctTGCTGGCCTAGACTTGAACTCTGTTGACGGACAAGGCGGAGGAACTGGCA GGCGTTACATTCCACCTCACCTAAGAAACAAAGATGCAAAAAGTG ATTCACCCGGATGGGACGGTGGACGCAGCAATGGATTTGTGAATGGTTACCACGACAATCGCACAAACGGGGGCTTTGGAGGCCGGGGACCCCCTCGCAATGATAGAGGTGGGCGAGGTGCCTACCGTGGTAACAGGGGTGGAGGCTCGTTTATGCAACCATTACAGAATGCAG GGTTTGGCAATTTCGAGAACAAAGACGGAAACTGGGGAGGAGCTCCCAGGGAGGCTGCCTACAACAACTTCGGAGGACGCAATGATCGGGCCAAAACTGGCTTCTACAATGACCGCGGGGCGGGCTCAAGGGGAAG ATATGAGCGTGGGGGCTTTGCTGGCGGTGGAAACAATCGCTGGTCGGAGGACGTCAAAGAAGAGGACTGGTCCAAACCAACTCCTCCCAATGAGCGCCTGGAAAA tgAGCTTTTCTCCGgaagcaacactgggataaacTTTGAGAAGTATGATGACATTCCCGTGGAGGCCACCGGAAGCAACTGCCCTCCCCACATTGAGAGT TTCCATGATGTGGACATGGGGGAGATTGTCATGGGGAATATCGCCCTGACTCGTTACACTCGTCCCACTCCAGTGCAGAAATATGCTATCCCCATCATTAAGTCAAAGAGAGACCTGATGGCTTGTGCCCAGACTG GCTCTGGTAAGACTGCTGCCTTCCTGCTGCCAGTGCTGAGTCAGATCTACACCGACGGACCAGGAGACGCTAACGCCTCAAAGAACTCCGGACAG GAGAATGGAAGGTATGGCCGCCGTAAGCAGTACCCACTGTCCCTGGTCCTGGCTCCAACCAGAGAACTGGCTCTGCAGATCTACGATGAGGCCAGAAAG TTTGCCTATCGCTCCCGTGTGCGTCCCTGTGTGGTGTACGGCGGTGCTGACATTGGACAGCAGATCAGGGACTTGGAGAGAGGCTGTCACCTGCTGGTGGCTACACCCGGACGTCTGGTTGACATGATGGAGAGGGGCAAGATCGGTCTGGACTATTGCAA CTACTTGGTCCTGGATGAGGCTGATCGTATGTTGGACATGGGTTTTGAGCCCCAGATCAGACGCATTGTGGAGCAGGATACTATGCCACATAAAGGCATGCGTCAGACCATGATGTTCAGCGCTACCTTCCCAAAGGAGATCCAG ATCCTGGCTCGTGACTTCCTTGAGGACTACATTTTCCTGGCGGTGGGACGTGTCGGTTCCACCTCAGAGAACATCACTCAGAAGGTGGTGTGGGTGGAGGACAATGATAAGAGGTCCTTCCTCCTCGATCTGCTCAATGCCACAG GTAAAGACTCATTGACTCTGGTGTTTGTGGAAACCAAGAAGGGAGCCGATGCCTTGGAGGACTTCTTGTACCACGAGGGTTACGCCTGCACCAGCATCCATGGAGACCGATCCCAGAGAGACCGAGAGGAGGCTCTGCACCAGTTCAGGTCCGGACGCTGCCCCATCCTGGTGGCTACAGCT GTGGCTGCTCGAGGTCTGGATATCTCCAATGTGAAGCATGTTATCAACTTTGATTTGCCCAGTGACATTGAGGAATACGTTCACCGTATCGGCCGTACGGGACGTGTGGGCAACCTTg GTCTGGCCACGTCGTTCTTTAAcgacaaaaacagcaacataacCAAAGATTTGCTGGACATTCTGGTGGAGGCCAAGCAGGAGGTTCCCTCCTGGCTTGAGAGCCTGGCCTATGAGCACCAGCACAAGAGCAGCACCCGAGGCCGCTCCAAGAG GTTCTCTGGTGGATTTGGAGCCAGAGATTACCGTCAGACGCCCGGCGGTGGTGGCTTCACCAACAACCGTGGCGGACGAAGCACTGGAGGCCACGGAGGAAACCGCAACTTTGGTGGAG GTGGCTTCGGTGGCGGCGGCTTCTACGGCAGCAACGACGGCTACGGAGGAAACTACGGCAACTCTGGTAGTGTGGATTGGTGGGGCAACTAG